The following DNA comes from Ignavibacteria bacterium.
TGCGAACTAACGAGCTTTTATCTTTAAACCCGAGAGAATGAAATTTACTCAGAAACTCGATCTGTTTTTCATTGAAGCTTATTTTAACTTGCTACATGTTAAGACCTTACATATCACCAATTATTAGGTCTAATTTTAGACCCAAGTTAAGCCCCTTTTATGAAAAAATAAACAAATCAAAGGCAGAATTTCACGTACTTGTAATATTTTACCGATGAAGTGGATTTGAAGGAGTGGTAGCTCAATCGAGAAGGAAATCACTGCTGTCGTTAGTGCTGCTTTTGAGATTAGTTAAGGATCCGATTCAATTAAAACTAAACAAAGCTATTCAATAATGAAATAATTCACTCTTAAACCAAAAGATATTGAACTTGTTTTCTGATCTCCTGAAATATAAGTTGATCTTCTATATGCTACGAAGGGTTCGAGTGCGGCGCTTTTGGTTAAGAAGTAGTTGATACCACCGCCAACCGATAAACTATTGGCATCTGCATTACCAGTTAGAATATTTGAATACTGATAGCTTGCCTCCAGAAATGGAATAAAAGTCCCACCGGATAAATAGTATCTAATAATTGGTCCGACTGAAATTGGTCTATAAATATATTTAGATTCTTGATTTGTTGATTTCCAAGTTGATTCAAAGTACCCGAAGGAAAAGTTTAGCCCGAAAGAAAAATCATCCATAAAAAAGTACATCAATGAAGGTGCAACAAATACACTGATAGATTCGCTTTTGCCAAAAGTTGATTCGTTCGTGCCGCTTGAAAAAGATATCGAGCCTGCAAGATTATAGCTCCCTTGCTTCAGCGCTTCCTGAGCAAACGAATTTGTTAATGATGTGAAAAGTATAACAGATGTAAGTACAAAGATTAATTTTTTCATATAACCTCCAGTGGTTTTAATTTTGAGTGTGTTATCCCAATAAATCGGGAAAAATATTTAAAGTTTAACATACTGTTTTAGTTCTAGTTTATACTCCAAGCACTGTTGAAATCAACCAAAATTTGATAAAAAGTAATATGATCTGTGTCGGTAGTTGGTTGATTTGGTGACAAGCTAAAAATTTAGGCTTCAAGCTAATTTCTAATTAACTTAATTGACGGTCATTAGCAGCGACTTGATATTTCCAATAAGTAAAAAGTTAAATTTGTAAAACAATCAATACTTAATAGGAGATGTCTTATGTAATACACTGGTATCAACTTTCATAAATTTACTTCTTATTTAACCACAGTTGACTCTGTAGGTAAGATTGTTGAACAAGCCGATATTAAAAATGTCAACCATAATTTCGTTCAGTACTTTTATGTAAAATTTAAGACTGATAAAGTTGACTCTCATATTCATACTCAACTTCTTCGCATGAACTTTATTCCAGCAGCTCACAAAATCTCAAACGATAATCGACTCTTAAGAGATGCACTTCGAACTAGACTCAAAATCGTGCAACGCCATACTTCTATCACTAATTCTATGCATCTGTTTCTGGCTAAATATAACTTAGATTCGCCTAAGCAACTCAATGGTATTCCTAAGTTTCAGTTTGAACAATTATCCAAAGTAGAATCATTACTCAAAGAACAAATGCTTGATCTAGAAAAACAGTTATATCCTTTTCTTATTCATGGCACTAAAGAGGTTTGGCTGCCTGCATGGTTAGCGTACCGATATTACTGGCAATATTTGTTTTTGTTAAAGCAGCTAATGTTATTTCAATGGACATTTCGCTTTTGACAATAAACTTGCAATTACTTTTACAATGGAATTTTATTATTCACTTGACTTTTTACTTATTAAAGATGTTAGCTGGCATACTTGCACTAACTTTGTTTTTAAAACTATTGCGAATAATGGGATGTATATCTATCAAGTAAATTTCTAATTACCTTCTGATACTGGCTCCCATGTTTTTGAGCAATTTCTTTAAAAAATTCTATACTTGATTTGCTCAAATTAAGAGTAACTTTTACTGTATCTTCTTTGAATACCAAATCTTCTGGTTTAGGAAGAAAGTCTTTTACAATTTCTATCTTCCCAAGATTTTCATTACTATATTTTATTTTCTTCTTCATAAATCTGTTTTCCTTTCCTCCAATATCCGGCACCAATAATTCTAATTTTATTATTTCTATATGTAAAACGAACAGTAAGTATATTTTCTCCAATTTTTCCAAAACAGTAATATCTTTCTTCACTTTCACTAGGTTCTAAATCTTTGGCTATAATTCTTTTTGAATCAGAGAATGCATATTGAGCTTCTTCAAAAGAAATATTGTGCTTCTTCTGGTTAAGTTTATTTTTATCTTCATCCCATTCAAATGCAGTAGTTTCGGCCAATGTGCATTCTTTATTTTTGAATCATTCTGATATACATACTTTTATATGGCTTTTCAACCACATATTTAGCCAAGAACGATTAATTATTCTGCCAATATATCCGCATAGTATTCCGGCGGTTGGAAAACTATATTCTATTAAAAACCTCATTTTCATTTCCATTTCTCAATTTTTTGCGGTATATCATTCAAAGGCATCTATCTTTACTCTTTCCTCAACTAACTTATAGATTGCATCTTCCAACGTGCCAGATAGGATTTGTTTTTCTAAGTCAATCGCTGTAATTGCCGTTTGTTGATAGCTATAATATTTGTAACGAGGCATCTTTCTTTCCTGGAATTTTATCTTCCTTTTTACTTCAGGAATTTATTTAAATTTTTTGTCTGCCTGCAGCAGGCAGGCCTCGTGCAATTCTTTTCCAAAGGATGGTTCCCATAACTCTTTTATCTTCCTTTTTCGACAGTCTCGTTATGCATTGCCCCTTAAAAAATATGCAATTTAATTTCTTTAACTTTATTAAAATCTTTTTCGTTAAAAGTGGCTATTGTAGTAATTTGACTTGATAATCCAACACTTATAACTTCATAATCGTGGATCTGTAATCCAATAGGTTGGTATATCTTTAATAAATCTTTAAATATTAAAAAGGATTCAGCATCCGGATATAAAATTGTCATTACATTTGTAAAATCTTCAATTACAAGAAGAGCATCTTTTAATGATAATGGATTAGGAATTCTTGTTATAACCGAAAGGAATTCTGATAAATTTTTTGAAGTAGTATATAATTCGTGTTGTTCCGAGAATATAGTGTGAGCTTTTGTAAAATATTTCGAATCTTTATCGATAGAATAAATTAAAACATTAGTATCGAGTAATATTTTACTCATAAGCTCTTTCTCGAATATTTACATTATCGAGCTGTCCTTTGAGGTTAAATGTATGAATCTTTTTTTTCTGTGTTGTCTTAGTTCTAAGAGAATTGATGTATTCATATACTTTTTCTAATAAATCATTAGGCATTGTATCTATTTCTCTTTT
Coding sequences within:
- a CDS encoding type II toxin-antitoxin system VapC family toxin — translated: MSKILLDTNVLIYSIDKDSKYFTKAHTIFSEQHELYTTSKNLSEFLSVITRIPNPLSLKDALLVIEDFTNVMTILYPDAESFLIFKDLLKIYQPIGLQIHDYEVISVGLSSQITTIATFNEKDFNKVKEIKLHIF
- a CDS encoding BrnT family toxin is translated as MAETTAFEWDEDKNKLNQKKHNISFEEAQYAFSDSKRIIAKDLEPSESEERYYCFGKIGENILTVRFTYRNNKIRIIGAGYWRKGKQIYEEENKI
- a CDS encoding CopG family transcriptional regulator, giving the protein MKKKIKYSNENLGKIEIVKDFLPKPEDLVFKEDTVKVTLNLSKSSIEFFKEIAQKHGSQYQKVIRNLLDRYTSHYSQ